The following are encoded in a window of Thermococcus sp. CX2 genomic DNA:
- the coaD gene encoding phosphopantetheine adenylyltransferase — protein MRKKYRKVVVGGTFDRLHLGHKALLRKAFEVGKYVYVGLTADEMVRNKPHADKILPYELRLRDLLKFFEVNGYSNYRVIKIHTAIGFADKMKSLDAIVVSEETYKGALIVNRAREERGLKPLEIVTIGIVRSSLGAKISSSLIRAGLIDPLGNPRKKDSP, from the coding sequence ATGAGGAAAAAGTACCGCAAAGTGGTCGTCGGAGGGACCTTTGACAGGCTCCACCTCGGGCACAAGGCGTTGCTGAGGAAGGCCTTCGAGGTGGGGAAGTACGTCTACGTTGGACTGACCGCCGACGAGATGGTGAGGAACAAGCCCCACGCGGATAAAATCCTTCCCTACGAGCTCCGCCTGAGAGATCTGCTCAAGTTCTTCGAGGTTAACGGCTACTCCAACTACCGGGTCATCAAGATACACACGGCCATAGGCTTCGCGGATAAGATGAAGAGCCTCGATGCCATAGTCGTCAGTGAGGAGACCTACAAGGGGGCACTCATAGTGAACAGAGCTAGAGAAGAGAGGGGCCTGAAGCCCCTCGAGATAGTGACCATCGGGATCGTAAGGAGCAGCCTCGGGGCGAAGATAAGCTCTTCCCTGATCAGGGCAGGCCTCATCGACCCGCTCGGAAATCCGAGGAAGAAAGATTCACCGTAA
- a CDS encoding ORC1-type DNA replication protein encodes MDDNYLDSIFEKYLHAKKIFKNKEVLRHSYTPKELPHRREQIENLAHILVPVLRGETPSNVFVYGKTGTGKTVTIKFVTEELKKISQKYNVPVDVIYVNCEIVDTQYRVLANIVNYFRDESGVEVPLVGWPTDEVYTKLKEVIDAKERFVIIVLDEIDKLIKKSGDDILYSLTRINTELHRAKVSIIGISNDLKFKDYLDPRVLSSLSEEEVVFPPYDANQLRDILMQRAKDAFNEGVLDDGVVPLCAALAAREHGDARRALDLLRVSGEIAEREGASRVTERHVWKAQEKIEQDTMEEVIKTLPLHSKVLLYAIVLLDENGELPANTGDVYSVYKSLCDHIDLEPLTQRRVSDLINELDMLGIINAKVVSKGRYGRTKEIRLNVTPYKVKNIYRHDHQLQTMLTISMSRQRRLL; translated from the coding sequence ATGGATGACAATTACCTCGATTCAATCTTCGAAAAGTACCTCCATGCCAAGAAAATCTTCAAAAATAAGGAGGTCCTGAGGCACAGCTACACCCCCAAGGAGCTTCCACACAGGCGTGAGCAGATTGAAAACCTTGCACATATACTCGTTCCTGTTTTGAGAGGAGAGACACCTTCAAATGTTTTTGTCTACGGTAAAACTGGTACTGGTAAGACAGTAACCATTAAGTTCGTTACCGAGGAGCTGAAAAAGATTTCCCAGAAGTACAACGTTCCCGTCGATGTTATCTACGTCAACTGTGAGATTGTTGATACTCAGTACCGCGTTCTTGCCAACATCGTGAACTACTTCAGGGATGAAAGCGGTGTTGAAGTTCCGCTCGTGGGATGGCCTACTGATGAGGTCTACACAAAGCTCAAGGAGGTCATCGATGCGAAGGAGCGCTTCGTCATTATAGTCCTCGACGAGATAGACAAACTCATTAAGAAGAGCGGCGATGACATCCTCTACAGCCTCACGAGGATAAACACCGAGCTCCACCGTGCCAAGGTTAGCATAATCGGAATCTCTAACGACCTCAAGTTCAAGGACTACCTCGATCCGCGCGTCCTCTCAAGTCTGAGTGAGGAGGAGGTTGTCTTCCCGCCGTACGACGCCAACCAGCTCCGTGATATCCTCATGCAAAGGGCAAAGGACGCTTTTAACGAGGGCGTTCTCGATGACGGCGTTGTTCCGCTCTGTGCCGCTCTGGCGGCCCGCGAGCATGGGGATGCCAGGCGCGCCCTCGACCTTCTCCGCGTTTCCGGTGAGATAGCCGAGCGTGAGGGGGCATCGAGAGTAACCGAAAGGCACGTCTGGAAGGCCCAGGAGAAGATTGAGCAGGACACCATGGAAGAGGTCATAAAAACCCTCCCTCTTCACTCGAAGGTTCTCCTCTACGCTATAGTCCTCTTGGATGAAAACGGTGAGCTGCCAGCCAACACTGGCGACGTCTATTCTGTCTACAAGTCCCTATGCGATCACATCGACCTTGAGCCGCTCACCCAGAGGCGTGTCAGCGACCTGATAAACGAACTCGACATGCTTGGCATCATCAACGCCAAGGTCGTCAGCAAGGGCAGGTATGGAAGGACCAAGGAGATACGCCTCAACGTGACACCTTATAAGGTCAAGAACATATACCGCCACGATCACCAGCTCCAGACTATGCTTACCATAAGCATGTCGCGTCAGAGGAGGCTGCTCTGA
- a CDS encoding DNA-directed DNA polymerase II large subunit, with amino-acid sequence MELYSEEMKAYFEWLQREIDRAYEIARKARAQGKDPSLDVEVPQATDMAGRVESLVGPPGVAERIRALVKEYGKELAALKVVDEIIEGKFGDLGSKERYAEQAVRTALAILTEGIVSAPLEGIADVKIKRNEWADGSEYLALYYAGPIRSSGGTAQALSVLVGDYVRKKLGLDRFKPSEKHIERMVEEIDLYHRAVTRLQYHPEADEVRLAMRNIPIEITGEETDKVEVSHRDVPGVETNHLRGGAILVLAEGVLQKAKKLVKYIDKMGVDGWDWIKEFVEAKEKGKTETKEAKDETAKEDAAPDEVKEKVERGFYYELYEKFRANIAPNKKYTKEIIGGRPLFAEPSENGGFRLRYGRSRVSGFATWSVNPATMLILDEFIAIGTQMKTERPGKGCIVTPATTVEGPIVKLKDGSVIRVDDYETALNVRDEIEEILYVGDALVNFGDFVENNQTLLPANYVEEWWIQEFVKAIAETYEVELRPFEDNDREAIEEAAEYIELDPDFLERLLKDPLRVRPSVEEAIHISKVLDIPLHPYYTLYWNTLKPEQVEELQRYLLGAQIEWDEHMKNKFAKKVILDNEPKIKRYLELLGLPHRLERVEGKKKVIVIEYPWSAALLTPLGNLEWEFKTKPFYTVIDIINENNRIKLRDRGISWIGARMGRPEKAKERKMKPPVQVLFPIGLAGGSSRDIKKAAEEGKTAEVEIAFFKCPECGHVGPEHLCPRCGTRKELLWHCPKCNADYPEGQAEGFDFRCPRCGVELRPYAMRKIKPAELLRQAMENVKVYGIDKLKGVQGMTSGYKMAEPLEKGLLRAKNDVYVFKDGTIRFDATDAPITHFRPREVGVSVEKLRELGYTHDFEGKPLVSDDQILELKVQDVILSYEAGRYLLKVARFIDDLLEKFYGLPRFYNAEKMEDLIGHLVIGLAPHTSAGIIGRIIGFSDVLVGYAHPYYHAAKRRNCDGDEDAVMLLLDALLNFSKYYLPEKRGGKMDAPLVVTTRLDPREVDSEVHNMDVVRYYPLEFYQATYELKSPKEVKIIERVEDRLGKPEMYEGIKFTHDTDDIGLGPKMSLYKQLGDMEEKVARQLALAERIRAVDENHVAETIINSHLVPDLRGNLRSFTRQEFRCVKCNTKYRRPPLTGKCPKCGGKIVLTVSKGAIEKYLPTAKMLVTKYDVLDYTRQRICLTEKDIKTLFENVFPERQRTLMGFSADVCEKMIKARTGKSNGRSGYLDELKANGKFKKREELREKKVKSGKVENWAKSTAEGLDKEIKKEKSKMKKPKKSISLDDFFG; translated from the coding sequence ATGGAGCTTTACTCCGAGGAGATGAAGGCTTACTTCGAATGGCTCCAACGCGAGATTGACAGGGCCTATGAGATAGCGAGAAAGGCGAGGGCTCAGGGTAAGGATCCGAGCTTGGACGTCGAGGTTCCCCAAGCGACGGACATGGCCGGCCGTGTTGAGAGTTTGGTTGGTCCACCCGGCGTCGCCGAGAGGATAAGGGCCCTCGTTAAGGAGTATGGAAAAGAATTGGCGGCCCTAAAAGTAGTTGATGAGATAATCGAGGGCAAGTTCGGCGACCTGGGGAGCAAGGAGCGCTACGCTGAACAGGCCGTCAGAACGGCGTTGGCTATTCTCACCGAGGGTATCGTTTCCGCTCCTCTGGAGGGGATAGCGGACGTTAAAATCAAGCGCAACGAGTGGGCCGATGGGAGTGAGTACTTAGCCCTCTACTATGCCGGGCCAATAAGGAGCTCCGGTGGAACGGCTCAGGCATTGAGTGTTCTCGTTGGCGACTACGTCAGGAAAAAGCTCGGCCTGGATCGCTTCAAGCCAAGCGAGAAGCACATAGAGAGAATGGTGGAGGAGATTGATCTCTACCACCGCGCGGTTACAAGGCTGCAGTATCACCCAGAGGCGGACGAGGTTCGCCTCGCCATGAGAAACATCCCGATAGAGATAACTGGCGAAGAGACCGATAAAGTTGAGGTGTCCCACCGCGACGTTCCCGGCGTCGAGACCAACCACCTTCGCGGTGGAGCGATTCTCGTTCTGGCTGAGGGTGTCCTCCAGAAGGCGAAGAAGCTGGTCAAGTACATAGACAAGATGGGCGTTGATGGGTGGGACTGGATAAAGGAGTTCGTCGAGGCAAAGGAGAAGGGCAAGACCGAGACCAAGGAAGCGAAGGACGAGACCGCGAAGGAAGATGCGGCCCCAGATGAGGTCAAAGAGAAAGTCGAGAGAGGCTTCTACTACGAGCTTTACGAGAAGTTTAGGGCCAACATCGCGCCGAACAAGAAGTACACTAAAGAGATAATTGGGGGCAGGCCCCTCTTCGCCGAGCCTTCCGAGAACGGCGGCTTCCGCCTGAGGTACGGCCGCTCCCGCGTCAGCGGCTTCGCCACCTGGAGCGTCAATCCAGCCACCATGCTCATCCTTGACGAGTTCATAGCGATAGGCACCCAGATGAAGACCGAGAGGCCAGGCAAGGGCTGTATCGTTACGCCAGCGACCACCGTCGAGGGGCCGATAGTCAAGCTCAAGGATGGCTCGGTTATCAGGGTAGACGACTACGAGACGGCATTGAATGTCCGCGATGAAATCGAGGAGATACTCTACGTCGGCGACGCCCTGGTGAACTTCGGCGACTTCGTGGAGAACAACCAGACGCTCCTTCCAGCGAACTACGTCGAGGAGTGGTGGATACAGGAGTTCGTGAAGGCCATAGCCGAGACCTACGAGGTCGAGCTGAGGCCCTTCGAGGACAACGATAGAGAAGCAATAGAAGAGGCGGCTGAATATATCGAGCTCGATCCCGATTTTTTGGAGAGGCTCCTTAAAGACCCGCTCCGCGTGAGGCCGAGCGTTGAAGAGGCCATACACATCTCGAAGGTTCTGGATATACCGCTTCACCCCTACTACACCCTCTACTGGAACACTCTCAAACCAGAGCAAGTCGAGGAGCTTCAAAGATACCTTCTCGGTGCTCAGATAGAGTGGGACGAGCACATGAAGAACAAGTTCGCCAAAAAGGTAATCCTCGACAACGAGCCTAAAATCAAGCGCTACCTCGAGCTTCTGGGCCTTCCGCACAGGCTTGAGCGTGTTGAGGGCAAGAAAAAGGTCATCGTGATTGAGTATCCCTGGAGCGCCGCCCTGCTGACTCCTCTGGGCAACCTCGAGTGGGAGTTTAAGACCAAGCCGTTCTACACCGTCATTGACATCATCAACGAGAACAACAGGATAAAGCTCAGGGATAGGGGCATAAGCTGGATAGGCGCGAGGATGGGCAGGCCCGAGAAGGCCAAGGAGAGGAAGATGAAGCCGCCAGTGCAGGTTCTCTTCCCGATTGGCTTGGCCGGTGGGAGCTCCCGTGACATCAAGAAGGCCGCCGAAGAAGGCAAGACCGCTGAGGTCGAGATAGCCTTCTTCAAGTGTCCGGAGTGCGGTCACGTTGGTCCAGAGCACCTCTGTCCGCGCTGCGGAACGAGGAAAGAGCTTCTCTGGCACTGCCCGAAGTGCAACGCTGACTACCCGGAGGGCCAGGCCGAGGGCTTCGACTTCCGCTGTCCCCGCTGCGGCGTCGAGCTCAGGCCCTATGCCATGAGAAAAATCAAGCCAGCCGAGCTGCTCCGCCAGGCGATGGAGAACGTCAAGGTCTACGGCATAGACAAGCTCAAGGGCGTCCAGGGAATGACCTCCGGCTACAAGATGGCCGAGCCCCTGGAGAAAGGTTTGCTGAGGGCCAAGAACGACGTCTACGTCTTTAAAGACGGCACGATTCGTTTCGATGCGACCGATGCCCCGATAACCCACTTCAGGCCAAGGGAAGTGGGTGTAAGTGTCGAGAAGCTCCGCGAGCTCGGCTACACCCACGACTTCGAAGGAAAGCCCCTGGTGAGCGACGATCAGATACTCGAGCTCAAAGTTCAGGATGTAATCCTCTCCTATGAAGCTGGAAGGTACCTCCTCAAGGTAGCACGCTTCATCGACGACCTCTTGGAGAAGTTCTACGGCCTGCCACGGTTCTACAACGCGGAGAAGATGGAGGACCTAATCGGCCATCTCGTCATCGGCCTTGCTCCGCACACCTCTGCCGGAATCATAGGCCGGATAATAGGCTTCTCTGACGTCCTGGTAGGCTATGCCCATCCGTATTATCATGCAGCCAAAAGACGTAACTGCGACGGCGACGAAGATGCAGTCATGCTCCTCCTCGATGCTTTGCTGAACTTCAGCAAGTACTACCTACCCGAGAAGCGCGGTGGAAAGATGGACGCGCCGCTGGTCGTTACAACCCGTTTGGACCCGAGGGAAGTAGACAGCGAGGTTCACAACATGGACGTCGTCAGGTATTATCCGCTCGAGTTCTATCAAGCCACCTACGAGCTTAAATCGCCCAAGGAGGTCAAGATAATAGAGCGCGTTGAGGACAGGCTTGGAAAGCCAGAGATGTACGAGGGTATAAAGTTCACCCACGACACCGATGATATCGGCCTCGGCCCGAAGATGAGCCTGTACAAACAGCTCGGCGATATGGAGGAGAAGGTGGCGAGACAGCTGGCTTTGGCGGAGCGCATAAGGGCTGTGGATGAGAACCACGTCGCTGAGACTATAATTAACTCTCACCTCGTTCCAGACCTTAGGGGCAATCTAAGGAGCTTCACCAGACAGGAGTTCAGGTGTGTGAAGTGCAACACGAAGTACAGGAGACCACCGCTAACTGGCAAGTGCCCTAAGTGCGGCGGGAAGATAGTGCTGACCGTTAGCAAGGGGGCAATAGAGAAGTACCTTCCGACGGCTAAAATGCTCGTTACGAAGTACGACGTGCTGGACTACACGAGGCAGAGGATATGCCTGACCGAGAAGGACATAAAGACTCTCTTTGAGAACGTCTTCCCCGAAAGGCAGAGGACTTTGATGGGCTTCTCCGCCGACGTCTGCGAGAAGATGATAAAGGCCAGGACCGGCAAGTCCAACGGCAGGAGCGGGTACCTCGACGAGCTTAAGGCCAATGGCAAGTTCAAGAAGCGCGAGGAGCTCAGGGAGAAGAAAGTTAAATCTGGGAAGGTCGAAAATTGGGCTAAATCAACTGCTGAGGGTCTCGATAAGGAGATCAAGAAGGAGAAGTCCAAGATGAAAAAGCCAAAGAAGAGCATAAGCCTGGACGACTTCTTCGGCTGA
- a CDS encoding DUF917 domain-containing protein, translated as MQNLKNSGRRLGEDELKDLIAGCTLLGCGGGGSPENGWKWIEQVLRKDREIRLIGVEDLPENAFTVSPYFVGPVGGSPKRNIAALAVLELEEFLGREFGAVVPTELGGNSTAVALATAAELGIPVVDGDMAGRAVPELHHSVYYLHGHKMAPFSIVTPEEDVLIVPRIEDDRRAETLVRAVVSAVGKVGVASHPFDAAVSKRVLLKGTLSRAIAIGRALKSEEWESELMKLGGVLLFRGVCASLERQEERGFTIGLIGLEGIGEFEGERYEILFKNENLLGLRNGSVDVTVPDLITMLTSEGVPVVNSEVRLGEEYVVFGFSAPEVWRSQRGLELLGPRAFGFDVEYAPIARRALR; from the coding sequence ATGCAGAATCTGAAAAACTCTGGCCGCCGGCTTGGGGAAGACGAACTGAAAGATCTGATCGCCGGATGTACGCTTCTTGGCTGTGGGGGTGGGGGAAGCCCAGAAAACGGCTGGAAGTGGATTGAACAAGTGCTTAGAAAAGATCGAGAGATACGGCTCATTGGGGTAGAGGACCTGCCTGAGAATGCTTTTACGGTGAGCCCGTACTTCGTTGGGCCCGTGGGTGGGTCTCCAAAGAGAAATATCGCAGCTTTGGCTGTTCTGGAGCTTGAAGAGTTTCTGGGGAGAGAATTTGGGGCCGTTGTCCCTACCGAGCTGGGGGGCAACAGCACGGCAGTTGCGCTCGCCACCGCCGCTGAGCTGGGGATTCCAGTAGTTGATGGGGACATGGCTGGAAGAGCCGTCCCTGAACTCCATCACTCGGTTTATTATCTCCACGGCCACAAGATGGCGCCTTTTTCCATCGTTACTCCTGAAGAGGACGTTCTAATTGTACCCCGCATTGAGGATGACAGGAGGGCAGAAACGCTTGTTAGGGCAGTGGTGAGTGCGGTTGGAAAGGTTGGAGTGGCCTCCCACCCGTTCGATGCCGCGGTTTCGAAGCGGGTTCTTTTAAAGGGCACCCTCAGTAGGGCTATTGCCATCGGCCGGGCCCTGAAAAGTGAGGAGTGGGAGTCTGAACTGATGAAGCTTGGGGGCGTTCTTCTCTTCAGGGGTGTCTGTGCCTCACTTGAGAGGCAGGAAGAACGAGGCTTTACCATAGGGCTAATCGGGCTGGAGGGGATAGGGGAATTCGAGGGTGAGAGATATGAGATTCTGTTTAAAAATGAAAACCTCCTCGGGTTAAGAAACGGAAGCGTAGATGTGACTGTGCCTGATTTGATAACCATGCTAACTTCGGAAGGAGTCCCCGTTGTGAACTCCGAGGTGAGGCTCGGAGAGGAATACGTGGTTTTTGGGTTTTCTGCCCCTGAAGTATGGAGGTCTCAGCGTGGACTTGAATTGCTTGGACCGAGAGCTTTCGGCTTTGACGTGGAGTACGCCCCAATAGCGCGGAGGGCATTACGGTGA
- a CDS encoding DNA-binding protein — protein MEDIENQVLSWLKEGDDAAKDIVDLPWSITNVGQGVYMAEHPRMPFTLLVMFSEGFVHLIVPLRLETLAMTKDERLKVYHTLLLLNDRVNLMKFTLSGMNDEVYLRVDLDKKSLGKEEFNDALAALLIGLQEAVTVLGIEEAFAQEVFDRIVWMVYERIQKGATKEELLRFLVAKVGMPESDAKKLLNEILAAQEEAKRNAMRENMYL, from the coding sequence TTGGAAGATATTGAAAACCAAGTTCTCAGTTGGCTTAAAGAGGGTGACGATGCGGCCAAGGACATCGTTGACCTGCCGTGGTCTATCACGAATGTTGGCCAAGGTGTCTATATGGCCGAACATCCCAGGATGCCGTTTACTCTCCTCGTAATGTTCTCTGAAGGCTTCGTTCATCTTATCGTGCCGCTTCGGCTGGAGACGCTAGCAATGACCAAGGACGAGCGTTTAAAGGTGTATCACACTCTTCTCCTGCTCAACGATCGGGTTAACCTCATGAAGTTCACGCTTTCGGGCATGAATGACGAGGTGTATCTGAGGGTGGATCTCGATAAAAAATCCCTAGGCAAGGAGGAGTTTAACGATGCACTTGCGGCACTCCTGATTGGTCTCCAAGAGGCGGTCACGGTGTTGGGCATAGAAGAAGCTTTTGCCCAGGAGGTCTTTGACCGCATCGTGTGGATGGTTTATGAGAGGATCCAGAAGGGGGCGACGAAGGAGGAACTCCTCCGCTTCTTGGTTGCCAAAGTTGGAATGCCCGAGAGCGACGCTAAAAAGCTACTTAACGAAATCCTTGCGGCTCAAGAGGAAGCCAAACGTAATGCCATGAGGGAAAACATGTATCTTTGA
- a CDS encoding DNA-directed DNA polymerase II small subunit, translating to MGLIEDLMANNYLITPSAYYLLEGHYKRDFTLAELVKFAKARGTFVIDSTIAREFLVEKGISPLESGTSIEPSEGSKSGDEPSVDVPSEAEFSGEMPKSDEFAAQMPDSDETSVDVSSSVERTETFISSGDALESGEETALISSLEQEEHHFSGGESFISSGTVEELGAAAGPTPETGVVNASALDGAEVAVPVETEVSAEETSVEDSSSYASGYSSSYENVDESDLKPKIVYGDYGVPIAYVSDEVLEEEKSYSVYSDFKLSPKEGFHYRAKEIPDDYEVAFDVKNVKLAIPKAKSAAGKDGEIIVKVYADLFRSRLKKMRRILRENPEVGSVIDIAKLSYVRTEDDVTIIGLVNSKKETAKGFMFEVEDGTGVIKVFINRRNEDSKKFFEIMPDAVVAFRGRYSGRGIFFADKIYLPDVPKFKRDKPPLEEKVYAVLLSDIHVGSNKFCEKAFMRFLEWLNGDVNNKTEEELVSRIKYMIIAGDVVDGIGIYPGQYNELAIPDIFDQYEALANLLSNVPDHITMFIGPGNHDAARTAIPQPGFYEEYARPLLRLKNAVIISNPAVVRLHGRDFLVAHGRGIEDVVNFIPNRSHHRPAEAMLDLLKLRHLAPTFGEKVPIAPDPEDMLVIENVPDLFQAGHVHVMEYKVYNGVFLINTGTWQAQTEFQKMVNIVPTPARVPIIDVETARLRAVVRFDQYCEGV from the coding sequence ATGGGCCTGATTGAGGATTTAATGGCCAACAACTATCTAATCACTCCCTCCGCGTACTACCTCCTTGAGGGGCACTACAAGAGGGATTTTACGCTGGCCGAGCTTGTAAAGTTCGCCAAAGCTAGGGGCACTTTCGTCATAGACTCCACCATTGCCCGGGAGTTTCTCGTGGAGAAGGGCATCTCTCCATTGGAAAGTGGGACCTCCATTGAGCCCTCTGAAGGGTCAAAATCTGGGGATGAACCCTCAGTGGATGTTCCTTCAGAGGCCGAATTTTCTGGTGAAATGCCTAAATCGGACGAGTTCGCTGCCCAGATGCCTGACTCGGACGAAACCTCAGTTGATGTCTCTTCTTCTGTTGAGAGAACTGAAACCTTTATTTCCAGTGGAGATGCTTTAGAAAGCGGCGAGGAAACGGCTTTAATCTCATCATTAGAGCAAGAAGAGCATCACTTTTCTGGGGGGGAGAGTTTTATTTCCAGTGGAACTGTGGAAGAGTTGGGGGCAGCTGCTGGGCCGACACCTGAAACTGGAGTCGTGAATGCTTCCGCTTTGGATGGAGCAGAAGTTGCCGTTCCAGTGGAAACAGAGGTATCGGCGGAAGAAACTTCTGTCGAGGACAGTAGCAGTTATGCGAGCGGCTACTCAAGCAGTTATGAGAATGTGGATGAGAGCGACCTCAAGCCAAAGATAGTTTATGGGGACTATGGCGTTCCAATAGCTTACGTCAGCGATGAAGTTCTTGAGGAAGAGAAGAGCTATTCGGTATATTCTGATTTTAAACTCTCGCCGAAAGAGGGCTTTCACTACCGGGCCAAGGAGATTCCAGATGACTACGAGGTTGCTTTCGATGTCAAGAACGTCAAGCTGGCCATTCCAAAGGCCAAGAGCGCTGCCGGGAAGGACGGAGAAATAATAGTCAAAGTTTACGCTGACCTATTCAGGAGCAGGCTCAAGAAAATGCGCCGCATTCTGCGGGAGAACCCTGAGGTGGGTAGTGTAATCGATATAGCCAAGCTCAGCTATGTCCGCACCGAAGACGATGTAACCATCATCGGCCTCGTCAACTCGAAGAAGGAAACGGCCAAGGGCTTCATGTTCGAGGTCGAGGACGGGACTGGGGTTATCAAGGTCTTCATAAACCGCCGCAACGAGGACTCGAAGAAGTTCTTTGAAATAATGCCCGACGCGGTAGTGGCCTTCAGGGGCCGCTATTCTGGTAGGGGCATATTCTTTGCGGATAAGATATACCTCCCGGACGTGCCGAAGTTCAAGCGCGACAAGCCACCGCTTGAAGAAAAGGTCTACGCCGTTCTCTTGAGTGACATCCACGTTGGGAGCAACAAGTTCTGCGAGAAGGCCTTTATGCGCTTCCTTGAGTGGCTTAACGGCGACGTGAACAACAAGACGGAAGAGGAGCTCGTCAGCAGGATTAAGTACATGATAATAGCCGGCGACGTTGTCGACGGCATCGGTATTTATCCCGGCCAGTATAACGAGCTGGCCATTCCAGACATCTTTGACCAGTACGAGGCTCTGGCGAATCTCCTCTCCAATGTTCCAGATCACATAACGATGTTCATCGGTCCCGGCAACCACGATGCAGCAAGAACGGCTATACCTCAGCCGGGTTTCTATGAGGAGTACGCTCGCCCCCTGCTCAGGCTGAAGAACGCGGTTATAATAAGCAATCCTGCGGTGGTACGGCTCCACGGGAGGGACTTCCTGGTAGCCCACGGAAGGGGAATTGAGGATGTAGTTAATTTCATTCCCAACAGGAGCCATCACAGGCCGGCGGAAGCTATGCTTGACCTCCTCAAGCTCCGCCACTTGGCTCCGACCTTCGGAGAGAAGGTTCCCATAGCGCCCGACCCCGAGGATATGCTCGTCATAGAAAATGTTCCCGACCTTTTCCAGGCCGGCCACGTTCACGTTATGGAGTACAAGGTCTACAACGGCGTCTTCCTGATAAACACGGGTACCTGGCAGGCCCAGACTGAGTTCCAGAAGATGGTGAACATTGTCCCGACCCCCGCGAGGGTTCCGATAATAGATGTGGAGACCGCCCGCCTTAGGGCGGTTGTTAGGTTTGACCAGTACTGCGAGGGTGTCTGA
- the tpiA gene encoding triose-phosphate isomerase, giving the protein MTKLKEPIIAINFKTYIEATGERALEIAKAAEKVWKETGITIVVAPQLADLYRIAQEVEIPVFAQHIDPIKPGSHTGHVLPEAVKEAGAVGTLLNHSENRMILADLEAAIRRAEEVGLMTMVCSNNPAVSAAVAALGPDYVAVEPPELIGTGIPVSKAKPEVITDTVELVRKVNPEVKVLTGAGISTGEDVKKALELGSVGVLLASGVTKAKDPEKAIRDLVSLIV; this is encoded by the coding sequence ATGACGAAGCTGAAAGAGCCGATAATAGCGATAAATTTCAAGACATACATCGAGGCCACTGGCGAGAGAGCCCTTGAGATAGCCAAGGCCGCCGAGAAGGTCTGGAAGGAGACCGGGATAACTATAGTGGTCGCGCCGCAGCTGGCCGACCTTTACAGGATTGCCCAGGAGGTCGAGATTCCGGTCTTTGCCCAGCACATAGACCCGATTAAACCGGGAAGCCACACTGGCCACGTCCTCCCGGAGGCAGTTAAGGAAGCCGGGGCCGTCGGAACTCTCCTCAACCATTCGGAGAACAGGATGATTTTAGCGGACCTCGAAGCGGCCATAAGGCGCGCCGAGGAAGTTGGACTGATGACGATGGTCTGCTCCAACAACCCAGCAGTCAGCGCCGCCGTCGCCGCTCTGGGGCCAGATTACGTCGCAGTTGAACCGCCTGAACTGATAGGAACTGGCATTCCAGTCAGCAAGGCCAAGCCGGAAGTCATAACTGACACCGTCGAGCTCGTCAGGAAGGTAAACCCAGAGGTCAAGGTTCTGACCGGCGCAGGCATTTCCACTGGGGAGGACGTCAAGAAGGCTTTGGAGCTCGGAAGCGTTGGCGTTCTCCTCGCGAGCGGCGTTACCAAGGCAAAAGACCCGGAGAAGGCGATAAGGGATTTGGTGTCGCTGATTGTCTGA